In Methanobrevibacter sp., one genomic interval encodes:
- the radA gene encoding DNA repair and recombination protein RadA produces the protein MVELNDLPGVGEKTAEKLRDAGFADMMRLATATAKELSVKAEIGEGVAEKVIEAARRSENIDFETALEVDERRKDVGHITVGSQEFNDLIGGGIETQSITEVFGEFGSGKSQISHELAVTVQLPEELGGLDGECVFVDTENTFRPERIRQIAEGFELDVEDVLGRIHVARAFNSSHQILMVDKINDLIQSGKNVKLVIVDSLMAHFRAEYVGRESLAVRQQKLNQHLHALQQIANTYNVAVFITNQVQAKPDSFFGSPTKAIGGHVLGHASTYRIWLKKGLAGKRIARLVDSPHLPEGECVFKIKTEGIVD, from the coding sequence ATGGTTGAATTAAATGATTTACCAGGTGTTGGAGAAAAAACCGCAGAAAAATTAAGAGATGCAGGATTTGCTGATATGATGAGATTAGCAACTGCTACTGCAAAAGAATTATCAGTAAAAGCAGAAATCGGTGAAGGTGTTGCTGAAAAAGTTATTGAAGCTGCTCGTAGATCTGAAAATATCGACTTTGAAACTGCATTAGAAGTTGATGAAAGAAGAAAAGATGTTGGTCACATTACTGTAGGTAGCCAAGAATTCAATGATTTAATTGGTGGTGGAATTGAAACTCAATCTATTACTGAAGTATTCGGTGAATTCGGGTCTGGTAAAAGTCAAATATCTCATGAATTAGCTGTTACTGTTCAATTACCTGAAGAATTAGGTGGTCTTGATGGTGAATGTGTATTTGTTGACACTGAAAACACTTTCCGTCCAGAAAGAATTAGACAAATTGCAGAAGGTTTTGAATTAGATGTTGAAGATGTTTTAGGAAGAATTCATGTTGCTCGTGCATTCAACTCTTCTCACCAAATTTTAATGGTTGACAAAATCAATGATTTAATACAAAGTGGTAAAAATGTTAAATTGGTTATTGTTGATTCATTGATGGCTCATTTCAGAGCAGAATATGTTGGAAGGGAATCTTTAGCTGTAAGACAACAAAAATTAAATCAACATTTACATGCACTTCAACAAATAGCCAATACTTATAATGTAGCTGTTTTCATAACAAACCAAGTTCAAGCTAAACCTGATTCATTCTTTGGAAGTCCTACTAAAGCTATTGGTGGACATGTTTTAGGACATGCATCTACTTATAGAATCTGGCTTAAAAAAGGTTTAGCAGGTAAAAGAATTGCTCGTTTAGTAGACAGCCCTCATTTGCCTGAAGGTGAATGTGTATTTAAAATTAAAACCGAAGGTATTGTTGATTAA